Proteins co-encoded in one Cytophaga hutchinsonii ATCC 33406 genomic window:
- a CDS encoding FeoA family protein, with protein sequence MSIPITVKTVADLIIGEKGIICGFTDEETSLKLLEMGCLPGCEIELDRKAPLGDPICINVCGYTLSMRLEEASTILLS encoded by the coding sequence ATGTCTATTCCAATCACCGTTAAAACAGTTGCAGATCTTATAATAGGAGAAAAGGGCATCATTTGCGGATTTACAGATGAAGAAACATCTTTAAAATTGCTTGAAATGGGTTGTTTACCCGGGTGTGAAATTGAATTGGACAGAAAAGCTCCTTTAGGAGATCCTATTTGCATTAACGTTTGTGGCTATACGCTTTCAATGCGGTTAGAGGAAGCTTCTACTATTTTGCTTTCGTAA
- a CDS encoding tetratricopeptide repeat protein — MAELTEKGAEQKAHVLADNKSKMTAEQLIEKYKNPAIIGLGVIVALIAAFVFYKYNQSENNTVAQEEMYKAVFYFEQDSLELALKGDEAKGIRGLQEVADEYSGTKAGKLAAFYTGIIYLKQAKFQESIDYLEKFSSNEGILQARSWAAMGDAYSELNDLENAIKYYKKAADHKGNEQITPTYLMKLGLAYELNNNWKDASDAYDKIITDYPKSQDVADAKKYKAKAQAALSASE, encoded by the coding sequence ATGGCTGAATTAACCGAAAAAGGTGCTGAACAAAAAGCACACGTACTTGCAGATAACAAATCAAAAATGACTGCAGAACAATTGATTGAAAAATACAAAAACCCTGCTATTATAGGCTTAGGAGTTATCGTTGCTTTGATCGCTGCATTTGTATTCTACAAATACAATCAATCTGAAAACAATACCGTTGCACAGGAAGAAATGTACAAAGCGGTATTTTATTTTGAACAGGATTCGTTAGAATTAGCGTTGAAAGGCGATGAAGCTAAAGGGATCCGTGGCTTACAGGAAGTAGCGGACGAATATTCCGGAACAAAAGCCGGCAAACTAGCTGCTTTCTACACAGGTATTATTTATTTGAAACAAGCTAAATTTCAGGAGTCAATCGATTACCTTGAAAAATTCAGCTCAAACGAAGGTATCCTGCAGGCACGTAGCTGGGCTGCAATGGGTGATGCATATTCTGAATTAAATGATCTGGAAAATGCCATTAAGTATTACAAAAAGGCTGCTGATCATAAAGGTAATGAGCAAATCACACCTACCTATCTCATGAAATTAGGATTAGCGTATGAATTAAACAACAACTGGAAAGATGCTTCTGATGCATATGATAAGATAATCACTGATTATCCAAAGTCTCAGGATGTAGCAGACGCCAAGAAGTACAAAGCAAAGGCACAGGCTGCCCTTTCTGCTTCCGAATAA
- a CDS encoding aspartate kinase has translation MRVLKFGGTSVGKPERMHSVAKLISSPDPKVVVLSAVSGTTNALVDISTKLCKKDIKAAEDAIEKLFTPYHAFVEELYTTEAGKYKGHAIMRTYYELIKSYVTAPSFGDKETRFFLAQGELISTNLFQEYLAEQGYSSALLPALEFMKTDADSEPMLEYIEEKLNEQLAKHPNKQLYITQGYVCLNSDGEVDNLKRGGSDYTATLIGAALRMEEIQIWTDIDGMHNNDPRIVKRTFPIPEISFDEAAELAYFGAKILHPTCIRPAQVRKVPVRLLNTMQPEQKGTVINSKPSDRDITAIAAKDDITAIKIKSSRMLQAHGFLRKVFEIFENYKTSVDMITTSEVAVSLTIDDAKNLEQIVKELKEFSIVEVDTDQTIICIVGNFGKEKTGISKRLFDAMETIPVRMISYGGSASNISILINSTLKNETLNALNERLFFQAETVK, from the coding sequence ATGAGAGTTTTAAAATTTGGAGGTACTTCAGTAGGGAAACCAGAGCGTATGCACTCTGTCGCTAAATTAATCTCTAGTCCGGATCCTAAAGTAGTTGTATTGTCTGCTGTGTCAGGCACAACAAATGCTTTGGTAGATATATCAACTAAATTATGCAAGAAAGATATCAAGGCGGCAGAAGACGCTATTGAAAAACTTTTTACCCCATACCACGCATTCGTAGAAGAATTATATACAACCGAAGCAGGTAAATATAAGGGCCACGCGATCATGCGCACCTACTATGAACTGATAAAAAGTTATGTAACGGCACCTTCTTTCGGCGACAAAGAAACGCGCTTTTTTTTGGCACAGGGCGAATTGATCTCTACAAATTTATTTCAGGAGTACCTGGCCGAACAAGGCTATTCATCAGCGTTATTGCCTGCGTTAGAATTCATGAAGACAGATGCGGACAGTGAGCCGATGCTTGAGTATATTGAAGAAAAACTGAACGAACAATTAGCAAAACATCCAAACAAGCAATTATACATTACACAAGGATATGTTTGTTTAAATTCAGATGGAGAAGTTGACAACCTGAAACGCGGCGGTTCTGACTATACAGCTACGTTGATCGGTGCTGCGCTTCGTATGGAAGAGATTCAGATCTGGACAGACATTGACGGTATGCATAACAACGATCCGCGTATCGTAAAACGCACCTTCCCGATCCCTGAAATTTCATTTGATGAAGCTGCTGAGTTAGCATACTTCGGAGCAAAAATTTTACACCCCACATGTATCCGTCCGGCACAGGTACGTAAAGTACCGGTACGGTTATTAAACACCATGCAGCCTGAACAAAAAGGTACTGTAATAAACAGTAAACCTTCAGACCGCGATATTACTGCGATTGCTGCAAAGGATGATATTACTGCAATAAAAATAAAATCAAGCAGAATGCTTCAGGCGCATGGCTTCCTTCGGAAAGTGTTTGAAATATTTGAAAACTATAAAACATCTGTGGATATGATCACAACTTCTGAAGTTGCTGTTTCATTAACTATTGATGATGCCAAAAACTTAGAGCAGATTGTAAAAGAATTAAAAGAATTCTCTATTGTAGAAGTCGATACCGATCAGACAATTATATGTATTGTTGGTAATTTCGGAAAAGAAAAAACGGGAATCAGCAAACGGTTGTTTGATGCTATGGAAACAATTCCGGTAAGAATGATTTCATATGGCGGAAGTGCTTCAAACATTTCTATTCTTATTAACAGCACGTTGAAAAATGAAACGCTGAACGCTTTGAATGAGCGGTTGTTTTTTCAGGCGGAAACAGTGAAGTAG
- the feoB gene encoding ferrous iron transport protein B, with protein MKRVKVALIGNPNAGKSSLFNYLTGLNQKIGNFPGVTVDKKTGISTLSPTVQADIIDLPGTYSIYPRSLDEQVVFDYLTETMRGETPDILVVVIDASNFKRNLLLFTQVKDLGFPVILALNMLDLAEKSGISFDLIKIQQELKVPVVAVNARTGKGIDALKAALVCPVHVAADSFYKSSEVAGPVVSHIRERFKIDSDYMALLLAHLHKKTTILTEEEKKEISEVVEKNHLQSNSLQYRETLARYEAIHTVIHKVMSEDARQGKIRWSKKIDQVVTHKVWGYVLFFVVLFLIFQTIFAWSEMPMEWIDRAFGSLKGIVSGYMPDGYLKDFINEGIISGLQGVLIFIPQITFLFAFIAILEESGYMSRVMFMMDKIMRKFGLSGRSVVPLISGVACAVPAIMATRSIETWKERLITIMVTPLMSCSARLPVFTVLIGLMIPESSVLGIFNMQGVALMGFYLLGFVMAIISAWFMQLILKGKGKSYFIMEFPTYKFPRFKNVATSIIEKVKTFVFEAGKIILAISVILWVLATYGPKSAMEEAENNPMLTTLQGGEYETQLSSLKLEASYAGHFGKFIEPVIKPLGFDWKIGIALITSFAAREVFVGTMATIYSVGNTEDELSVRDSMKSQVDAEGQPYYTVARAGSLLLFYLFAMQCMSTIAVVYRETKGWKWPLIQLGYMTFLAYTSSFIFFQLLK; from the coding sequence ATGAAAAGAGTAAAAGTAGCATTAATCGGCAATCCCAATGCGGGTAAATCTTCTCTTTTCAATTATTTAACTGGTTTGAATCAAAAGATCGGAAATTTCCCGGGTGTAACCGTAGATAAAAAGACAGGCATATCAACGTTAAGTCCTACGGTACAGGCCGACATCATTGACTTACCGGGCACGTATAGTATCTATCCGCGCTCATTAGATGAGCAGGTTGTCTTTGATTACCTCACTGAAACAATGCGGGGAGAAACCCCAGACATTTTAGTGGTTGTTATTGATGCCTCTAATTTCAAGCGGAATTTATTGTTGTTCACGCAGGTAAAAGATCTGGGTTTTCCGGTCATTCTTGCCTTAAACATGCTTGATCTGGCAGAGAAATCAGGTATTTCATTTGACCTGATAAAAATTCAACAGGAATTAAAAGTACCGGTTGTTGCAGTGAATGCACGTACGGGGAAAGGTATAGATGCATTGAAAGCAGCGTTGGTTTGCCCCGTTCACGTGGCAGCAGACAGTTTTTACAAATCTTCTGAAGTTGCAGGCCCCGTTGTATCCCATATCCGGGAGCGTTTCAAAATAGACAGTGATTACATGGCGCTTTTGCTGGCGCACTTACATAAGAAAACAACTATTTTAACCGAAGAAGAAAAAAAGGAAATTTCGGAAGTAGTTGAAAAAAATCATTTGCAAAGCAATTCTCTGCAATACAGAGAAACGCTGGCCAGATACGAGGCTATTCATACCGTTATTCATAAGGTAATGAGTGAAGATGCCCGCCAGGGAAAAATCCGTTGGTCAAAAAAAATAGATCAGGTTGTTACGCACAAAGTCTGGGGTTACGTACTATTCTTTGTTGTATTGTTCTTAATATTTCAAACCATATTTGCCTGGTCTGAGATGCCTATGGAATGGATTGACAGGGCATTTGGCAGCCTTAAAGGAATTGTTTCCGGCTACATGCCCGATGGGTATCTGAAAGATTTTATTAATGAAGGAATTATTTCAGGTTTGCAAGGTGTATTGATTTTTATTCCGCAGATAACCTTCTTATTTGCGTTCATTGCTATTCTGGAAGAAAGCGGATACATGTCCAGGGTAATGTTTATGATGGATAAAATCATGCGGAAATTCGGGTTAAGCGGAAGAAGTGTTGTTCCCCTGATTTCTGGAGTAGCCTGTGCCGTACCCGCAATTATGGCTACACGGAGCATTGAAACCTGGAAAGAAAGACTGATCACCATTATGGTAACACCGTTGATGAGCTGTTCGGCGCGCTTACCGGTATTTACTGTTTTGATCGGCCTTATGATTCCGGAATCTTCTGTATTAGGCATATTTAATATGCAAGGCGTAGCCTTAATGGGCTTTTATTTATTGGGTTTTGTAATGGCTATTATCAGTGCATGGTTCATGCAACTAATATTAAAGGGCAAAGGGAAAAGCTATTTTATTATGGAATTCCCAACCTATAAATTCCCGCGTTTTAAAAATGTAGCCACTTCTATTATTGAAAAAGTTAAAACATTTGTTTTCGAAGCAGGTAAAATAATTCTAGCAATCTCTGTTATATTATGGGTACTGGCTACATACGGACCTAAAAGTGCTATGGAAGAAGCTGAAAACAATCCTATGTTAACCACATTGCAGGGAGGGGAGTATGAAACACAACTCAGCTCGTTAAAACTGGAGGCTTCCTATGCCGGGCATTTTGGCAAATTTATTGAACCTGTGATCAAACCATTGGGTTTTGACTGGAAAATAGGAATAGCCTTAATTACATCCTTTGCTGCAAGAGAAGTATTTGTGGGTACAATGGCAACAATATACAGTGTAGGCAATACAGAAGATGAACTTTCTGTGCGTGATTCTATGAAGTCTCAGGTAGATGCTGAAGGGCAGCCGTATTATACAGTAGCACGTGCAGGTTCATTATTATTATTTTATTTATTTGCCATGCAATGCATGAGTACAATCGCCGTCGTATACAGAGAAACAAAAGGCTGGAAATGGCCATTGATTCAACTCGGGTATATGACATTTTTAGCCTATACCAGCAGCTTCATATTTTTTCAATTATTAAAGTAA
- the pdhA gene encoding pyruvate dehydrogenase (acetyl-transferring) E1 component subunit alpha, which translates to MASVKEKAKDNTKTKVESAGAFTKETYLFWYEKMQLVRKFEEKTGQLYGQQKIKGFCHLYIGQEACAAGAVSALKKGDHYITTYRDHGQPLVLGTDPKAIMAEMYGKATGISKGKGGSMHIFDKAVNFAGGHGIVGGQIPLGAGLAFAEMYKGTDNLCVCYMGDGAVRQGALHETFNLAMLWNIPVIFVIENNGYAMGTSVQRTSNVTELYQIGESYDMPSEAVDAMSVEEVHLSVARAAERARSGGGPTLLEFRTYRYKGHSMSDPAKYRTKEELESYKAQDPIEKVRAVILEKKHATEADLEAIDAKIKATVEEAVKFAEESPYPDASEAYKDVYTQEDYPFIIE; encoded by the coding sequence ATGGCAAGTGTTAAAGAAAAAGCGAAGGATAACACTAAAACAAAGGTAGAATCCGCAGGAGCATTTACCAAAGAAACATACCTTTTCTGGTATGAAAAAATGCAATTGGTAAGAAAGTTTGAAGAGAAGACAGGACAACTTTACGGTCAGCAAAAGATAAAAGGTTTCTGTCACTTATACATTGGCCAGGAAGCTTGTGCTGCAGGTGCAGTGTCAGCATTAAAGAAAGGCGATCATTATATTACGACATACCGTGATCACGGCCAACCATTGGTTTTAGGAACAGATCCCAAAGCAATCATGGCTGAGATGTACGGAAAAGCAACAGGTATTTCTAAAGGCAAAGGTGGTTCTATGCACATCTTTGACAAAGCAGTAAACTTTGCCGGCGGCCACGGTATTGTTGGCGGCCAGATTCCGCTTGGCGCTGGTTTGGCATTTGCAGAAATGTACAAAGGTACAGATAATCTGTGTGTATGTTATATGGGTGATGGCGCTGTTCGTCAGGGTGCATTACATGAAACATTCAACTTAGCCATGTTGTGGAACATACCGGTGATCTTCGTTATCGAAAATAACGGATATGCGATGGGTACTTCTGTACAGCGTACATCTAACGTAACAGAATTATATCAAATCGGCGAATCATATGACATGCCCTCTGAAGCAGTAGATGCAATGAGCGTGGAAGAAGTTCACTTGTCTGTAGCAAGAGCTGCTGAAAGAGCCAGAAGCGGTGGCGGCCCTACATTATTAGAGTTCAGAACATACAGATACAAAGGTCACTCTATGTCTGACCCTGCTAAATACCGTACCAAAGAAGAACTTGAGTCTTACAAGGCACAGGATCCGATTGAAAAAGTTCGTGCTGTAATTTTAGAGAAAAAACATGCTACGGAAGCTGACTTAGAAGCTATCGATGCTAAAATTAAAGCAACCGTTGAAGAAGCAGTGAAGTTTGCAGAAGAGTCTCCATATCCGGATGCTTCTGAAGCATACAAAGATGTTTATACACAAGAAGATTACCCATTCATAATAGAATAA
- the ribH gene encoding 6,7-dimethyl-8-ribityllumazine synthase produces the protein MSSADKNLSSYSGEIPNLSSRVFGIVVAEWNEEITEPLYEGAVEVLLKHGIPKANIIRTNVPGTFELSLGAQWLAMKKGVDAVICLGCVIQGETRHFDFICNAVSIGITEVNLKFNKPVIFGVLTTDNKEQAFDRAGGKHGNKGDEAAITALKMLAQTI, from the coding sequence ATGTCAAGCGCAGATAAAAATCTAAGCAGCTATTCCGGGGAAATTCCAAATCTGTCTTCTAGAGTATTCGGCATTGTTGTTGCCGAATGGAACGAAGAAATTACAGAGCCTTTGTATGAAGGTGCAGTAGAAGTACTTTTAAAACACGGCATTCCCAAAGCAAATATTATCCGGACCAATGTTCCCGGCACATTTGAACTGAGCCTTGGGGCACAATGGCTGGCAATGAAAAAAGGAGTAGATGCAGTTATCTGTCTGGGTTGCGTTATTCAGGGTGAAACGAGACATTTCGATTTTATCTGTAACGCAGTATCAATAGGCATCACAGAGGTAAATCTGAAATTTAATAAACCGGTAATTTTTGGAGTATTAACAACCGACAACAAAGAGCAGGCTTTTGATCGTGCCGGCGGCAAGCATGGCAACAAAGGCGATGAAGCAGCGATTACAGCGCTAAAAATGCTGGCACAAACGATTTAA
- a CDS encoding regulatory protein RecX: MSASKTTHVYTPAQAFVKIASFCAYQERTQQEVRIKLYEYGIKSAEVEEIIVKLIEDNFLNEERFAKAFAGGKFRVKKWGRNKIIRELEMRGLSPYCIKSGLKEIEEDDYVSTIHQIIDKKSRESTVKNIYQKTHKIAQYLISRGFESDLVWDILKAGARD, from the coding sequence ATGTCTGCATCCAAAACAACTCATGTTTATACTCCAGCCCAAGCATTCGTAAAAATTGCATCATTTTGTGCTTACCAGGAACGTACCCAACAGGAAGTTCGCATAAAGTTATACGAATATGGCATAAAAAGCGCTGAAGTAGAAGAAATTATTGTAAAATTAATTGAAGACAATTTTTTGAATGAAGAACGGTTTGCAAAGGCATTTGCAGGCGGCAAATTCCGGGTAAAAAAATGGGGACGGAATAAGATAATAAGAGAACTGGAAATGAGGGGATTGAGTCCGTATTGTATAAAATCCGGATTAAAAGAAATCGAAGAGGATGATTATGTGTCTACCATACATCAAATTATTGATAAAAAATCCCGCGAAAGTACCGTAAAAAATATCTATCAAAAAACGCATAAAATTGCTCAATATCTAATTTCAAGAGGCTTTGAGTCGGATCTTGTTTGGGATATTCTGAAAGCAGGTGCAAGAGATTAG
- a CDS encoding bifunctional UDP-N-acetylmuramoyl-tripeptide:D-alanyl-D-alanine ligase/alanine racemase: MEYWLYSVLLQELYYWSITSNSQNLLNPYLHTMKSIDISVNELPGIVQGECIQQSTEPNTFIKQLVIDSRKLMAPAGAVFFAIDGKHHDGHAHITEMYKKGVRIFIVEKSISLNEIPQAACIRVKSSVSALQACAAYRRKQLDIPIVAITGSNAKTIVKEWLSQTVAADYSVVKSPRSYNSQIGVPLSVWALNERHTIGIFEAGISTTKEMQALQKVIEPTIGIFTNIGSAHDKGFKNREEKIQEKLKLFADCKVVIYCSDHEEIHAEITAQHLPTFNWSLQSSATIEYSIAAKDSFQTQIEVKTKEHQGFFYLPFVDDASIENALHVATTLFYLGYSIQEVSRKISGLQAVGMRLELKEANNDCYLIDDSYNNDLAGLSIALDFLEHVKQSEVKTVILSDVLESGLDSAVLYKEVASYLTTAQVQRVIAIGSQITELKKWYNGRAEYYPTTEAFIKDLTKTVFEKEIVLVKGARIFQFEKIVSRLQHKVHETVLEINLDALIHNLNVYRSKLKPDTKIMCMVKAFSYGSGGFEIAQLLQYHGVDYLAVAYADEGARLRENGITLPIMVMNPTLSSFDTILRYELEPEIYEPVLLKQIIEYAQAKQKHIGIHIKIDTGMKRLGFEKKDVTEIAQQLKHTEFVKVYSVFTHLAASDSAEHDAFTAHQLNLFDEVISLFQTTLNYSFIKHAANSSGIMRFKEAHYDMVRLGIGLYGVESAGLYQNELQAISVFKTHISQIKEITTEESVGYSRKGRVTKPSKIATIAVGYADGYNRRFGNGIGEVLVNGVRCPIIGNVCMDMSMVDVTDAHAAQGDEVILFGHNPTVSDLAKRIGTIPYEILTSVGARVKRIFYSE, translated from the coding sequence ATGGAATACTGGCTGTATTCTGTTTTATTGCAGGAATTGTATTACTGGTCTATTACAAGCAATTCTCAAAACTTACTGAATCCATACCTTCACACGATGAAGAGCATTGATATATCTGTAAATGAACTGCCCGGGATTGTTCAGGGTGAATGCATACAGCAATCGACAGAGCCAAACACATTCATAAAACAATTAGTAATTGACAGCAGAAAATTGATGGCTCCCGCAGGAGCTGTTTTTTTTGCTATTGATGGAAAACATCACGATGGGCACGCACACATTACAGAGATGTATAAAAAAGGTGTGCGTATTTTTATTGTTGAAAAAAGCATTTCGTTAAATGAAATTCCGCAGGCAGCATGTATACGTGTTAAATCGTCTGTTAGTGCCTTGCAGGCATGTGCAGCATACAGAAGAAAACAGCTTGACATACCAATCGTGGCGATTACGGGAAGTAATGCAAAAACAATTGTAAAAGAGTGGCTGAGCCAGACGGTAGCGGCAGATTATTCGGTTGTTAAAAGTCCTCGCAGCTACAACTCGCAGATCGGCGTACCGCTTTCAGTATGGGCATTAAACGAAAGGCATACCATAGGTATTTTTGAAGCAGGCATTTCTACTACAAAGGAAATGCAGGCGCTTCAAAAAGTAATTGAACCAACGATTGGCATTTTCACTAATATCGGATCTGCGCATGATAAAGGGTTTAAAAACAGAGAAGAAAAAATTCAGGAGAAACTGAAATTGTTTGCTGACTGTAAAGTGGTAATATATTGCAGCGATCACGAGGAGATTCATGCAGAAATAACGGCACAGCACTTGCCAACATTCAACTGGTCCCTGCAAAGCAGCGCCACAATTGAATACAGCATAGCAGCAAAAGATTCTTTTCAAACACAGATTGAAGTAAAAACAAAAGAACATCAAGGATTTTTTTATTTGCCGTTTGTAGATGATGCTTCGATTGAAAACGCACTGCACGTAGCAACAACGTTATTCTATTTAGGATATTCGATACAGGAAGTGTCCAGAAAAATTTCAGGCTTACAAGCAGTTGGCATGCGCCTGGAACTAAAAGAAGCAAATAACGATTGTTATCTCATTGATGATTCGTATAACAATGACCTGGCGGGGCTTTCCATTGCACTGGATTTTTTAGAACACGTAAAACAAAGCGAAGTAAAAACGGTCATCCTTTCTGATGTATTGGAGTCGGGCCTGGATTCAGCTGTACTATACAAAGAAGTTGCTTCATACCTTACAACGGCACAGGTACAACGCGTGATTGCAATCGGCAGCCAGATTACAGAACTTAAGAAGTGGTATAACGGCAGGGCTGAATATTATCCGACAACGGAAGCATTTATCAAAGACTTAACTAAAACTGTTTTTGAGAAAGAGATTGTTCTTGTAAAAGGTGCGCGCATTTTTCAATTTGAAAAAATTGTTTCCCGCTTACAGCACAAGGTGCATGAGACCGTTCTTGAAATAAATCTTGACGCACTCATTCACAACCTGAATGTATACCGCAGCAAGCTTAAGCCCGACACAAAGATCATGTGTATGGTAAAAGCTTTTTCATACGGCAGCGGCGGTTTTGAAATTGCACAACTGCTGCAATATCATGGCGTAGATTATCTTGCAGTGGCATATGCAGATGAAGGAGCAAGATTGCGGGAGAATGGTATCACCTTGCCCATTATGGTAATGAACCCGACGCTATCAAGCTTCGATACTATACTGCGTTATGAACTGGAACCGGAAATATACGAGCCGGTTTTATTGAAACAGATTATTGAGTATGCGCAGGCAAAACAAAAACACATCGGTATTCATATCAAGATTGATACCGGCATGAAGCGCCTGGGCTTTGAAAAGAAAGATGTCACTGAAATTGCGCAGCAACTAAAACATACTGAATTTGTGAAAGTGTATTCTGTTTTCACACACCTGGCTGCTTCAGATAGTGCGGAGCATGACGCGTTTACCGCGCATCAATTAAACTTGTTTGACGAAGTTATAAGCCTGTTTCAGACTACGCTAAATTACTCATTTATAAAACATGCAGCGAATTCTTCCGGTATCATGCGCTTTAAAGAAGCACACTATGATATGGTACGCTTAGGCATTGGTTTGTATGGCGTTGAAAGTGCTGGTTTATATCAAAACGAACTTCAGGCAATCAGTGTATTCAAAACACATATTTCTCAGATAAAAGAAATTACGACAGAAGAGTCAGTAGGATATAGCCGTAAAGGCCGTGTTACAAAGCCTTCAAAAATAGCGACCATTGCTGTTGGTTATGCCGATGGCTATAACCGCAGATTTGGGAATGGTATCGGAGAAGTACTCGTTAATGGTGTGCGTTGCCCCATCATTGGAAATGTGTGCATGGACATGAGCATGGTTGATGTTACCGATGCACATGCTGCACAAGGGGATGAAGTAATTTTATTCGGACATAATCCTACTGTTTCAGATCTGGCTAAACGCATTGGTACAATACCGTATGAAATACTTACCAGTGTTGGCGCCCGCGTGAAGCGTATTTTTTACTCAGAATAA
- a CDS encoding MFS transporter has product MTNKKTLAILLTANGVSSFAQGFTMMSIPYYFNKIDNYSFFSLSLTIITLASLFWALYAGSIIDGFNRKDVFLGTNFVGGIVILSIASLGFKEGSLTNILIIMVYALTMFGYVIHYPNLYAFSQELSKPKDYTKITSLIEIVGQSTVMGSAIMGTMLLKGMDDFQIPFTQIHLTLERWEIHEIFLFDAIAYFVSFLIILLIKYSPNMKLVISDEGTLYERLKTGYMYLRNNQLVALFGICSFVIFIVVYIEQFALMTPYVLNHLKEDAPVLGLTELMYGLGALFSGVIIQTLFSKMPVLKAVVLLTFATGAIFLLSSLTCAVIIFINVAFLKGFTNAGSRIFRVTYLFSLIPNELAGRVNSFFNVMNTVFRLIFLSIFTLPFFMDGSNIVYAYGILAVFCFIAGIVLLVYYKQFSKLTESIPSHDEEH; this is encoded by the coding sequence TTGACGAATAAAAAAACATTAGCAATTTTATTAACGGCAAATGGTGTATCAAGCTTTGCACAAGGCTTTACCATGATGTCAATACCTTATTATTTCAATAAGATAGATAATTATTCTTTTTTTAGCTTAAGCTTAACAATAATCACCTTAGCTTCTTTATTCTGGGCACTTTACGCAGGTTCTATTATTGATGGTTTCAACCGTAAAGATGTATTTCTGGGCACCAATTTCGTTGGCGGTATTGTTATTCTTTCTATTGCTTCATTAGGCTTCAAAGAAGGAAGTTTAACCAATATATTGATAATAATGGTATATGCACTTACCATGTTTGGATATGTTATTCACTACCCGAACCTCTATGCCTTTTCCCAGGAATTATCAAAGCCAAAAGATTACACGAAAATAACATCTTTAATTGAAATTGTTGGCCAATCAACCGTAATGGGTTCTGCAATTATGGGTACCATGTTACTGAAAGGGATGGATGATTTTCAGATTCCGTTTACTCAGATACATTTAACATTGGAAAGATGGGAAATACATGAAATCTTTTTATTCGATGCAATCGCCTATTTTGTTTCTTTTCTTATCATTTTATTGATCAAGTATTCGCCAAATATGAAACTTGTTATTTCAGATGAAGGTACATTGTACGAACGTCTCAAAACCGGTTATATGTATTTGCGCAACAATCAGCTCGTTGCTTTATTCGGAATCTGTTCGTTTGTAATATTTATCGTTGTCTACATCGAGCAGTTTGCTTTAATGACACCATACGTTTTGAATCACTTAAAAGAAGATGCTCCGGTATTGGGATTAACAGAATTGATGTATGGCCTTGGTGCATTATTCTCCGGAGTAATCATTCAGACTTTATTCAGTAAAATGCCCGTGCTTAAAGCGGTAGTGTTATTAACGTTTGCAACCGGCGCTATATTTTTACTAAGCTCTCTTACATGCGCCGTGATCATATTTATCAATGTGGCGTTCCTGAAAGGATTTACAAACGCCGGTTCACGTATTTTCAGAGTTACGTATTTGTTTTCGCTCATTCCAAACGAATTGGCAGGTAGAGTAAACAGTTTCTTTAACGTAATGAATACAGTATTCAGATTGATTTTCTTGTCCATCTTTACATTGCCATTTTTCATGGACGGCTCCAATATCGTTTATGCATATGGAATACTGGCTGTATTCTGTTTTATTGCAGGAATTGTATTACTGGTCTATTACAAGCAATTCTCAAAACTTACTGAATCCATACCTTCACACGATGAAGAGCATTGA